TAATGCCCGGCCTTGAAATTCATGTCAGACTTTAGATAATTAGTTTAAAGCACATCCTGGAAATGCCTGACCTCTGTATTAAACAACAGTTAGGTGCTCATTTGTACATTGAAACAGGTTTTGCTTTCTCTAATGATTCCTCATGTTCATGCTGGCCATTAAAATTTCTCTTATGTGCTTTCATTGTAAGTGATGGGGGACAAACACTCAAAATGTATTCAGAGGTTTATCTGTCACTAATATGAGGCTTCAACATGAGTTAGACAAATCAAGTGGATATCTGCCAGTTACAGACAGcgttttgttgttgtgctgtggCAGAAGATTAGAAACAcgaatacatatatatatatatatatatatcaatcaCACAGGGCTGTCAACACACTTAATTGCATATATTCAAACAgcacaaataattaaaagtcAGACATGGTGGGGTATGAGTCATTACAGGTTTTGGTGATTAGATGTTATTTATGGATTCAATGACTATTTGCAATGGTTCCTTTATAGTTAAAGGCATTTTAAGTGATAGTGGAAGTGGAAGGACACTGTTACACATAATACTTCTCACCAATACCTCGTATTTTACAGCCTGCACAAATCCCTGCTGACCTGGTGGACAAACTTGAGCGACTGGCCTTGGTTGATTTCCGAACTAAACAGGGACTGGCCTGTTTGGAGAAAGCCATACGATTTGCAGATCAGCTTCATGTTGTTGACACATCTGGGACTGAACCAATGGATTCAGTTCTGGAGGACAGGTATGGTCCATACAATTACGGACGGTCTTTTTCATCACAGTTATACCCAAATAgcataaaacatgaacaaaaaccaCAGTTCAGTTTTAAACCCCTGTGAATCCCATTTTATAaatgtggttttgttttatCCATGCTCATTCAGGGCCTTATACCTGAGAGGTGATGCAGTGATGGAAGGGGACTGTGCTGaagaactgcttcagctctcCAAAAACACAGTTGAAGAATATTTTGTGGCACCACCAGGTGGGAAAAAATTCTGAATACAACATTAGTATAGATCTAATGATTGCTTGTACATTATTGAGATGATGgtaaaataaagtattaaagATACATTTTCATCATGCTTTGTTTGTAACTATGAGGATTCTtaactaatatatatatttattttattttgtttttcttttcatcattcaGGAAATATTCCTCTAccaaagagggaggagaggactgCTATACTGAAACACTCAGAGCTCTCAGATTTATGAATTTGTCCTAAGtaattttttcaggctttttatataccttactatatccgtggtgagagagagagacatgaaagttggggagagagagagaggggggatgacgtgcagcaaagggccatgggtcagACTCAAACCCTCTTCTAGGTGAGTCACTGAGGTGCGCcaatattatttttcaatttgtaAGTATGTGTCAGATATGTCGGCTGGGGACAACACTTGGTCGTTTCACTGCTTATCTGCAGCCATAAACATCTGTCACAGAGCTTTGTCAGGTATACAGCAGGACCCACATGTTCTGGAACAGGAAAaggatgtttatttttttcagtttcatgtgaCGCCTGTGgtttgtttcagtgtcagtttaTAAAAATGCTGAGTCAACAGTGTGTTGGAGCAGAAGGTGTAATGAGGATATTCAATGCAATGGACGTACATACCTTTGATTTGTGATTTcatgtgtcttgttttcttctttctttcttttttaataaaaataaaaacttaatattTTGTCTCTGTATTGTTTCCATAAGTAACAAATGTTTTTAGAAAAGTAAGTGTAGTTATAATTCATATTATGAAATTGTTATCATTGCACCGTTAAATGTGCCAAAGGTTTGGTGAACCTTAAATATGGGAGCTCAGTATTTATGTTAACccttagatagatagatactttatttatcccctagggtACTGTTGATATTTCTTGCCTTCACAGTATGGTCCAGGTCAATTTTGACCAATTTTGAACTACAGATCTATTTAGAATGTATAAATAGCCCATCTGACATTAATAAATGGATGATTAATCCTTAATTATTGTTtcagagagaagggagagtgTATGTTTTAGGTTTTACACATCTTTTTTGGAGAAAAACTTCTACTGCACAGTGTGTCTTGCTGCCATAACCTCAGTCACTGAATAAAACTCAGAATAAACAGATtctaatttgtttatttttagatatttttttctacattgcCGGTGCAGAAGACGCACTGCCTCTGTATGACTTCCGTTCATCATGTGCACCATATATAATCACTCCTACGCTGTTTTACTCTCACTGTTTTGAGATTCCCCCATGATCCTTCAAGGACCAGCAGGTGCCTGTCTCTGTAGGAACCTGGGCAAATGTGGTGGGAACACAGAAAGTTCTTGTGACAGAGTTCAAGGTCCCCCTTGAACTCTGTCACCACTGTCccataaaaaatacacacagatctGGCATGTACAGTTTCAAGATTCCCTAAAACCACCATTTTCCTTGATTTGACCCACAGTGGTGGATCTGAAATCCATTTCAATAGATATGGGTCAAATTCGACCCGGAACAGCCtcaatgtaaaaacatttgtagCACCTGTACAAAAGTAtacaattttaaaatatttacattctTGTGTATTTTGAGTCACTTTAGGAAAAGTCGTCAAATTTCAGGCTAAAAGAATGACATTTAGGGGAACAATCATATAGTCTTGTGTGGGTATCAGGCCGTTTATAGCCTTTCCTTATTAG
This genomic window from Seriola aureovittata isolate HTS-2021-v1 ecotype China chromosome 5, ASM2101889v1, whole genome shotgun sequence contains:
- the gatc gene encoding glutamyl-tRNA(Gln) amidotransferase subunit C, mitochondrial, producing MSVFSLTATRTCCGVSLKIIRPSFNLLTNNVHSLTNVVSINRRSGTCTRSNITNVRRVFSSQPHNPKVPEAATWEPVPDDRLPPPAQIPADLVDKLERLALVDFRTKQGLACLEKAIRFADQLHVVDTSGTEPMDSVLEDRALYLRGDAVMEGDCAEELLQLSKNTVEEYFVAPPGNIPLPKREERTAILKHSELSDL